A part of Gossypium hirsutum isolate 1008001.06 chromosome A07, Gossypium_hirsutum_v2.1, whole genome shotgun sequence genomic DNA contains:
- the LOC121231814 gene encoding nuclear pore complex protein NUP133: MFSPGLKRSKLSSQKERNVGANLRAPDSPSTPLTENNKPAHQASIPDRPSTGTPAPWAPRLSVLARIPPANKNEKGDGVDPIKPVFVGEFPQVVHDEQTSFLQRRVPADVCISGGMDKGTCLSWIIYGNKIFIWSYLSSTAPKKCVTLELPSDVLGNADLGRTSYIRNNWLLSVVNWDSTSKVSNRAAKHCYSAGIVLCNQKTRAVLYWSDIFADVGAASVTICSSSDELLVTSSRIDSNATPNRHATNFTGSSSFNSLIASAIPGTQNACVALACCSSGELWQFYCSPNGIQVNKVHQNIQSLSSQGAGVGQLVGSKGYPRSMIWRLPYFSVSDSNRQFFLLTDHEIQCFNIKLFPDLEVSKLWSQEIVGNDGDLGIKKDLAGQKRIWPLDLQVDDHGKVITVLVATFCKDRVSSSSYTQYSLLTMQYMSEVNIFSDLHERVLEKKAPIQVIIPKARVEDEDFLFSMRLRVGGKPAGSTIILSGEGTATVSHYHRNSTRLYQFDLPHDAGKVLNASVLPATDDGEDGAWVVLTEKAGIWAIPEKAVVLGGVEPPERSLSRKGSSNEGSAQEERRNLMFANNIAPRRASSDAWDAGGRQATGLTGITRRTAQDEESEALLGQFFHEFLITGKVDGSLEKLKSSGAFERGGETNVFVRTSKSIVDTLAKHWTTTRGAEIVAMGIISTQLMDKQQKHNKFLQFLALSKCHEELCSGQRHSLQIILEHGEKLSAIIQLRELQNIINQNRSTGVGSTHSSFENQVSGALWDLIQLVGERARRNTVLLMDRDNAEVFYSKVSDLEQVFYCLERHLEYIISMEQPVGFQIHKACELSNSCVTIFRAAMDYKNENHLWYPPPEGLTPWYCQPVVRNGLWSIASFMLQLLKETSEIDMSAKSELYSHLEALAEVLLEASSGAINAKVERGEEHKGLLNEYWSRRDAILDSLYQQVKGFVEAGYQDLTDNTGENKEEILKNLSSSLLSIAKRHEGYQTMWNICCDLNDSGLLKNLMHESMGPRCGFSYFVFKQLYGKKQYSKLLRLGEEFQEELSIFLNHYQDLLWLHEVFLHRFSAASETLHVVALSQDEGSISITEEEIDSDHPNPVPTLTDRRRLLNLSKIAAFAGKDADSQIKAKRIEADLKILRLQEEIMEVLPLDDTNQHVEKKLLRPEELIELCLESGSKELALQVFDVFAWTSSSFRKSHRNLLEECWKKAADQDPWSELYQASVSEGWSDEETLQQLSRTILFKASNRCYGPKAETIDDGFGEVLPLRQENVEVAGLKDTRSSVEAILMQHRDFPYAGKLMLTALMLGCVQGDDVKLEESLSPMV, encoded by the exons atgttCTCCCCAGGATTGAAGCGAAGCAAATTAAGCTCGCAGAAGGAGAGAAATGTAGGGGCAAATCTAAGGGCACCAGATTCTCCTTCAACTCCACTTACAGAGAACAATAAACCAGCGCACCAAGCTTCGATTCCAGATCGCCCAAGTACCGGCACTCCCGCTCCTTGGGCTCCTCGCTTGTCTGTTCTTGCCAG AATTCCACCAGCAAACAAGAATGAAAAAGGGGATGGGGTGGATCCAATTAAGCCAGTTTTTGTTGGAGAGTTTCCACAAGTTGTTCATGATGAACAGACCAGCTTTTTGCAGAGGCGTGTTCCTG CTGATGTTTGTATATCAGGCGGAATGGATAAGGGAACATGCCTATCATGGATTATATACGGGAACAAAATTTTTATCTGGAGTTATTTGTCATCCACAGCTCCAAAGAAATGTGTTACTCTTGAACTTCCCTCTGATGTTTTAGGAAATGCAGATCTTGGCAGAACTTCCTATATCCGCAATAATTGGTTGCTTTCTGTTGTCAATTGGGATAGCACCTCAAAAGTATCAAATAGAGCTGCAAAACATTGCTATTCTGCTGGTATTGTTTTGTGTAACCAGAAAACTCGAGCTGTTTTATACTGGTCCGACATCTTTGCTGATGTGGGAGCTGCTTCTGTTACCATTTGTTCATCTTCTGATGAATTATTGGTAACTTCTTCACGTATTGACAGCAATGCCACCCCAAACAGGCATGCAACAAATTTTACTGGCTCAAGTTCTTTCAACTCTTTGATTGCTTCTGCAATTCCTGGTACCCAAAATGCCTGTGTTGCCCTTGCATGTTGCTCTAGTGGTGAACTTTGGCAATTTTACTGCAGCCCGAATGGTATTCAAGTAAATAAAGTACACCAGAACATACAAAGTTTATCATCCCAAGGTGCTGGTGTTGGTCAACTTGTTGGGAGCAAGGGATATCCGAGGTCAATGATATGGCGTCTTCCATACTTTTCTGTTTCAGACTCCAACCGCCAATTTTTTCTGCTGACAGATCATGAAATACAGTGTTTCAACATCAAGCTCTTTCCTGATTTAGAGGTGTCAAAGCTTTGGTCTCAGGAAATTGTTGGTAATGATGGTGATTTGGGAATTAAGAAGGATCTGGCTGGACAGAAACGAATCTGGCCTCTAGACCTGCAGGTGGATGATCATGGTAAAGTTATTACTGTTCTTGTTGCCACCTTTTGCAAGGATCGGGTTAGCAGCTCAAGTTACACTCAATATTCTCTTCTGACCATGCAATATATGTCTGAAGTGAACATCTTCTCTGATTTACATGAAAGAGTTTTAGAGAAAAAGGCTCCAATCCAAGTGATAATACCAAAAGCAAGGGTAGAGGATGAGGACTTCTTATTCTCCATGAGACTTCGAGTAGGGGGCAAGCCCGCAGGATCAACAATCATACTTTCTGGTGAAGGAACTGCAACAGTCTCCCATTATCACAGAAATTCTACTCGACTCTATCAATTTGATTTGCCTCATGATGCTGGGAAAGTTCTTAATGCTTCGGTTCTTCCTGCTACTGATGATGGGGAAGATGGCGCATGGGTTGTGCTTACCGAGAAAGCAGGGATATGGGCAATACCAGAAAAGGCTGTTGTACTTGGTGGGGTTGAACCCCCTGAGCGGAGCTTGTCACGCAAAGGGAGCTCGAATGAAGGCTCTGCACAAGAAGAGAGAAGGAACCTTATGTTTGCAAACAATATTGCTCCTAGAAGGGCTAGTTCAGATGCATGGGATGCTGGTGGTAGACAAGCAACTGGTTTGACTGGTATTACACGCAGAACTGCCCAAGATGAAGAATCAGAAGCTTTGCTAGGTCAATTTTTCCACGAGTTTTTGATAACTGGGAAGGTTGATGGATCACTAGAAAAACTTAAGAGTTCTGGGGCATTTGAAAGGGGTGGAGAAACTAATGTCTTTGTACGGACAAGCAAATCAATCGTTGACACCTTAGCTAAACACTGGACAACTACTAGAGGTGCTGAAATTGTTGCTATGGGTATTATATCGACTCAACTCATGGATAAGCAGCAGAAGCATAACAAATTTCTCCAGTTTCTTGCTTTATCCAAGTGCCATGAGGAGTTATGTTCTGGACAGA GACATTCTTTGCAAATCATCTTAGAACATGGTGAAAAGCTCTCTGCAATTATTCAACTCAGGGAACTACAGAATATAATTAACCAAAACCGTTCAACTGGAGTTGGCTCCACTCATTcaagttttgaaaatcaagtttCAGGTGCTCTTTGGGATCTGATTCAGTTAGTAGGGGAGAGGGCCAGGCGAAATACTGTCCTTCTGATGGACAGAGATAATGCTGAAGTGTTCTATAGTAAGGTCTCTGATCTCGAACAAGTATTTTATTGCTTAGAAAGACATCTAGAATATATAATCAGCATGGAGCAACCAGTTGGATTTCAGATCCATAAAGCTTGCGAACTCTCAAATTCATGTGTTACTATATTTCGGGCTGCCATGGACTACAAGAATGAGAATCACCTATGGTATCCACCACCAGAGGGTTTAACGCCTTGGTATTGTCAACCAGTGGTGCGTAACGGGCTGTGGAGTATTGCGTCTTTCATGCTTCAGCTGTTAAAAGAAACATCTGAAATTGATATGTCAGCAAAATCAGAATTATATTCTCATCTGGAAGCATTGGCTGAAGTTCTTCTTGAGGCGTCTAGTGGTGCTATAAATGCTAAAGTTGAGCGAGGAGAAGAGCACAAAGGTCTTCTGAATGAGTACTGGAGTAGAAGGGATGCAATTCTTGATTCCCTTTATCAACAAGTTAAAGGTTTTGTAGAAGCTGGTTATCAG GACTTAACTGATAACACAGGAGAGAATAAAGAAGAAATCCTTAAAAATCTGTCTTCAAGCTTGCTGTCAATAGCAAAACGACATGAAGGCTATCAGACCATGTGGAACATATGTTGTGATCTCAATGATTCAGGGTTGCTAAAAAATCTTATG CATGAGAGCATGGGACCTAGATGTGGATTCAGTTACTTTGTGTTTAAACAGCTGTATGGAAAGAAGCAATACTCTAAGCTACTAAGGCTTGGGGAGGAATTCCAGGAAGAGCTATCTATTTTCTTAAATCATTACCAGGATCTCCTATGGCTTCATGAAGTATTCCTTCATCGGTTTTCAGCAGCTTCAGAAACTCTTCATGTTGTGGCTCTTTCTCAAGATGAGGGCTCTATTTCAATCACTGAAGAGGAGATCGATTCTGACCACCCAAATCCAGTACCAACATTGACTGACAGGCGGCGACTTTTGAACCTCTCCAAGATTGCTGCCTTTGCAG GTAAAGATGCTGACTCTCAGATAAAAGCGAAAAGAATAGAAGCTGATTTGAAGATTTTGAGATTGCAG GAAGAAATTATGGAAGTTCTACCACTGGATGACACGAACCAACATGTTGAAAAGAAGCTTCTTCGTCCTGAGGAGCTCATAGAGCTGTGTCTCGAAAGTGGAAGCAAAGAGCTAGCTTTGCAGGTTTTTGATGTATTTGCATGGACTAGCTCATCATTTCGCAAGAGCCATAGGAACCTTTTGGAGGAGTGCTGGAAGAAGGCTGCCGATCAAGACCCTTGGAGCGAGCTATATCAAGCATCAGTATCCGAAGGTTGGAGCGACGAGGAAACTTTGCAACAACTTAGCCGAACTATCCTTTTCAAGGCTTCAAACAGGTGTTATGGTCCGAAAGCAGAAACCATTGATGACGGATTCGGTGAAGTGCTGCCATTGAGACAAGAAAATGTAGAAGTAGCCGGTTTGAAAGACACACGATCATCCGTTGAGGCAATATTGATGCAACATAGGGATTTCCCATATGCAGGTAAGCTAATGCTTACTGCCCTCATGCTAGGATGTGTACAAGGTGACGATGTTAAATTAGAAGAGAGCCTTTCCCCAATGGTATGA